Proteins encoded by one window of Thermococcus sp. Bubb.Bath:
- a CDS encoding Xaa-Pro peptidase family protein, whose translation MRIEKLVGLMKERGFDGALISPGTNLYYLTGLHIHEAGERLTLLVINADGDYRLLAPSLYQNVVTNFPATFWRDGENPYDKLAWILAELELSSGKLLVEDTMRADWLINVLRVGNRGFEFYPLSSAIRELRMRKDPHEIDMMKHAAKVVDRVFEELLGWNLLGMRERELALQMELRIRELSDGISFEPIVASGENAANPHHAPGDRRIREGDMVILDYGAKWHGYCSDMTRTIAVGKPGEKLVEIYNVVKEAQENAYRAVRTGVKAKDIDGAARETIAKAGYGEYFTHRTGHGLGLDVHEEPFIGPDGEVILENGMTFTIEPGIYVPGLGGVRIEDDVEVVNGKGKRLTRADRELVIL comes from the coding sequence ATGCGCATTGAAAAACTCGTTGGACTTATGAAGGAGAGGGGCTTTGATGGGGCTCTGATAAGCCCTGGAACAAACCTCTACTACCTCACAGGACTTCACATCCACGAGGCAGGGGAGAGGCTTACCCTTCTTGTAATAAACGCCGACGGGGACTACAGGCTTCTCGCTCCGAGCCTCTACCAAAACGTCGTCACGAACTTTCCGGCGACTTTCTGGCGTGACGGGGAGAACCCCTACGACAAGCTTGCCTGGATTCTTGCTGAATTGGAGCTCTCCTCCGGAAAGCTCCTTGTCGAGGACACCATGCGCGCCGACTGGCTCATAAACGTCCTCCGCGTTGGGAACAGGGGTTTCGAGTTCTACCCCCTCAGTTCGGCCATACGGGAGCTTCGTATGAGGAAGGACCCCCACGAAATAGACATGATGAAGCACGCCGCTAAAGTTGTAGACCGCGTTTTTGAGGAGCTTTTGGGCTGGAACCTCCTTGGAATGCGCGAGAGGGAACTTGCCCTTCAGATGGAGCTCAGGATTAGAGAGCTGAGCGATGGGATATCCTTTGAGCCGATAGTGGCCAGCGGAGAGAACGCCGCTAATCCTCACCACGCCCCCGGCGACAGGAGAATACGGGAGGGGGACATGGTCATCCTCGACTACGGTGCGAAGTGGCACGGTTACTGTTCCGACATGACGAGGACTATAGCGGTGGGGAAACCCGGTGAGAAGCTGGTTGAGATTTATAACGTCGTCAAGGAAGCGCAGGAGAACGCCTACCGCGCGGTTAGAACAGGGGTGAAGGCAAAGGATATCGACGGAGCCGCGAGGGAAACCATAGCAAAGGCGGGCTACGGTGAGTACTTCACCCATAGAACGGGCCACGGCCTCGGGCTGGACGTCCACGAAGAGCCTTTCATCGGGCCCGATGGGGAGGTGATCCTTGAGAACGGAATGACCTTCACCATAGAGCCCGGAATCTACGTTCCCGGCCTTGGTGGGGTCAGGATTGAGGACGACGTTGAAGTTGTGAATGGCAAGGGTAAGAGGCTGACGAGGGCTGACAGGGAGTTGGTAATCCTCTGA